A single window of uncultured Pseudodesulfovibrio sp. DNA harbors:
- a CDS encoding UDP-N-acetylmuramoyl-L-alanyl-D-glutamate--2,6-diaminopimelate ligase, with translation MFLFSGSHSGKEKDEENGVMEFEALLKKAEKGLVVRTDSRKVQDGECFVAMPGTAVRGLDYIPSALDNGARYIVAPESARDLVAPVVEEKALAVYVENPAVALGELARAHFHLTDRDVKLVGITGTNGKTTTSYIIEHLLASTGLKVGVLGTVNYRWPGFQIEASLTTPDCWMIHELIFNMKKADVDVVLMEVSSHALEQYRVAGLDFNAGIFTNLTQDHLDYHGDMETYFRAKAKLFKDYPTETKANISNYNDPYGRILLAECPDSIGYGIGDISTVRQEVGDREMVQGRIVSMDGQGIELETTYKGKSWTVHSPLIGAFNAMNLMAAQAVGLQLGLNCKDMRSLKNFPGVPGRLERVINDHGLDVFVDFAHTPDALENVQHTLKSLNFKRLITLFGCGGDRDRTKRPIMGQAVARYADVAVLTSDNPRSEDPMMIMDDIRPGLAGTPQVIEHPDRKTAIAMALEEMEQGDVLLVAGRGHEPNQKINGEIIPFLDTEVTAQLLEEMYS, from the coding sequence ATGTTTTTGTTCTCTGGCTCTCATAGTGGCAAGGAAAAGGACGAGGAAAACGGCGTTATGGAATTTGAAGCCCTGCTGAAAAAAGCGGAAAAAGGCCTTGTTGTGCGCACTGACTCGCGCAAAGTTCAGGATGGGGAATGCTTTGTCGCAATGCCCGGGACTGCGGTCCGCGGACTCGACTACATCCCCAGTGCTCTGGACAACGGTGCGCGCTATATTGTCGCACCCGAAAGTGCCCGTGATCTTGTTGCTCCCGTTGTGGAAGAAAAAGCCTTGGCCGTGTACGTGGAAAATCCCGCCGTAGCTCTTGGGGAACTCGCCCGTGCCCATTTTCATCTCACAGACCGCGACGTCAAACTGGTGGGAATTACCGGCACCAACGGCAAAACCACGACCTCTTACATCATCGAACACCTGCTCGCCTCCACAGGACTGAAGGTCGGCGTACTCGGCACGGTCAATTACCGCTGGCCCGGTTTCCAAATCGAAGCATCCCTGACCACCCCGGACTGCTGGATGATCCACGAACTGATCTTCAACATGAAAAAAGCCGATGTGGATGTCGTCCTCATGGAAGTATCCTCCCACGCGTTGGAACAGTATCGCGTAGCCGGTCTCGACTTCAACGCCGGGATCTTCACCAATCTCACACAGGATCATCTCGACTACCACGGCGACATGGAAACTTATTTCAGAGCCAAGGCCAAACTTTTCAAGGATTACCCGACGGAAACCAAAGCAAACATTTCCAATTACAACGATCCGTATGGCCGTATCCTCCTTGCAGAATGCCCCGACTCCATCGGGTATGGTATCGGCGACATTTCCACTGTTCGACAAGAAGTCGGCGACCGGGAAATGGTACAGGGTCGTATCGTTTCCATGGACGGGCAAGGCATCGAACTGGAAACCACGTACAAAGGGAAAAGCTGGACCGTTCATTCCCCTTTAATCGGTGCATTCAACGCCATGAACCTGATGGCCGCGCAGGCTGTTGGCCTTCAACTCGGACTTAACTGCAAGGACATGCGGTCGTTAAAGAACTTCCCCGGTGTCCCCGGTCGTCTCGAACGCGTCATAAACGACCATGGCCTTGATGTTTTCGTAGACTTCGCCCACACACCGGACGCTTTGGAAAACGTTCAGCACACACTCAAATCACTCAATTTCAAACGCCTTATCACCCTGTTCGGCTGTGGTGGAGACCGAGATCGCACCAAACGCCCGATCATGGGTCAGGCCGTAGCGCGATATGCAGATGTGGCCGTCCTCACATCAGACAATCCCCGCTCTGAGGACCCCATGATGATCATGGACGATATCCGCCCCGGACTGGCAGGCACCCCTCAGGTGATAGAACACCCTGATCGCAAAACCGCCATCGCCATGGCCCTTGAGGAAATGGAACAGGGTGACGTTCTGTTGGTTGCAGGGAGAGGACATGAACCAAACCAAAAAATCAACGGTGAAATTATCCCCTTCCTTGATACGGAAGTTACTGCCCAACTGCTTGAGGAAATGTATTCGTGA
- a CDS encoding penicillin-binding transpeptidase domain-containing protein, whose protein sequence is MAKDSKRRTDLSGIKIGLVIALFTVALTGLWARAGWVQLHDGEYLANKASKQSLAAECEYGERGRIFDRNGQMLATSVEAKSIFARPYEIENIDIAADTLSRDLKLTRRTVYKKLKSKKKFVWIKRQVTDREAAAVAKADLSGVRLTSEFNRIYPNGHLAGQLLGFVDIDGQGREGMELVFNKRMTPSKADFIVQRDATGRRLYLDAHGREMDINGLDVTLTIDTHLQHAAEQALAKSIAKYEARAGIVLVVDVKSGDILAMANQPFFNPNMVRVSKPSHRRLRPITDIYEPGSTMKPFLFAAALEEGVIEPDTLINCENGRWRVARKVIRDTHPEKWLPAHKVLRYSSNIGCAKIGMDMGASVYHSYLTKLGFGEKTGLGLPGESSGIVMPAKKWTSVDLAAISFGQGIGTTAVQLAKAFLCIANEGVTKDLNLVKQPEITRKNTAIQIFSPETTAKVLSMMKDVVHEDGTGRRARIQGITMAGKTGTAQKASPKGGYGDQYMSSFVALVPADEPELLVITMIDEPQKSNYGSMVAAPVCREVTVRTLAYHGKLSETLDTVVTENISVDSLAEKPLPQAVTAPLAPADTNAVPNITGMPVRRALELLTKMGIVPVLKGQGMTVKSQKPAAGQPWPTDQNTEGTDDVFVLWLS, encoded by the coding sequence ATGGCAAAGGACAGTAAAAGGCGCACCGATCTAAGCGGAATCAAAATAGGGCTAGTCATAGCCTTGTTTACGGTTGCGCTTACTGGTTTGTGGGCTAGAGCCGGATGGGTTCAACTCCATGACGGCGAATACCTGGCCAACAAGGCCTCCAAACAAAGCCTCGCCGCCGAATGTGAATACGGTGAACGGGGTCGCATCTTTGACCGCAACGGTCAGATGCTTGCCACTTCTGTGGAAGCCAAATCAATTTTCGCCCGTCCCTATGAAATTGAAAACATCGATATCGCAGCAGACACCCTCTCTCGTGATCTCAAGCTGACCCGAAGAACAGTCTACAAAAAGCTCAAATCAAAGAAAAAATTTGTCTGGATAAAACGGCAGGTCACAGACCGCGAAGCCGCCGCTGTCGCCAAGGCAGATTTATCCGGCGTACGCCTGACCAGTGAATTTAATCGAATTTACCCCAATGGACACCTTGCCGGGCAGCTGCTTGGTTTCGTTGATATAGACGGTCAGGGTCGTGAAGGCATGGAGTTGGTGTTCAACAAACGAATGACGCCAAGCAAAGCGGACTTTATCGTACAGCGTGATGCCACGGGCCGCCGCTTGTATCTTGACGCCCATGGACGCGAAATGGACATCAACGGTCTTGATGTCACATTGACCATAGATACCCATCTCCAGCACGCCGCAGAACAAGCTCTTGCAAAATCCATCGCCAAATACGAAGCTCGTGCGGGCATCGTACTCGTGGTCGATGTAAAATCCGGCGACATCCTCGCCATGGCCAATCAACCTTTCTTCAATCCGAACATGGTACGCGTATCCAAGCCCTCTCATCGCCGACTGCGTCCCATTACTGATATCTATGAACCCGGTTCCACCATGAAACCGTTCCTGTTTGCTGCCGCTCTTGAAGAAGGTGTGATCGAGCCGGACACCCTGATTAACTGCGAAAACGGCAGGTGGCGCGTAGCCCGCAAGGTGATTCGGGATACTCACCCGGAAAAATGGCTGCCAGCGCACAAGGTCCTTCGCTATTCATCCAACATCGGATGCGCCAAAATCGGTATGGATATGGGCGCGAGTGTTTATCATTCATACTTGACCAAGCTCGGCTTCGGTGAGAAGACCGGCCTCGGTCTGCCGGGTGAATCTTCCGGCATTGTCATGCCTGCCAAAAAGTGGACATCCGTTGATTTGGCGGCCATCAGTTTCGGTCAGGGAATCGGCACCACGGCTGTCCAGCTCGCCAAGGCTTTTCTCTGTATCGCCAACGAAGGCGTTACCAAAGACCTTAATTTGGTAAAACAGCCCGAGATTACACGGAAAAACACGGCCATACAAATATTCAGTCCTGAGACCACAGCCAAAGTCCTCTCCATGATGAAGGATGTGGTTCACGAAGACGGTACCGGCCGCAGGGCGCGAATTCAGGGAATCACCATGGCTGGCAAGACTGGTACAGCTCAGAAAGCTTCTCCCAAAGGCGGCTACGGCGACCAATACATGTCTTCCTTCGTGGCCTTGGTTCCGGCAGACGAACCGGAACTTCTGGTCATTACCATGATCGACGAACCACAAAAATCCAACTACGGCTCCATGGTCGCGGCCCCGGTCTGCCGCGAGGTCACCGTGCGGACGCTGGCATACCACGGCAAATTATCCGAAACTCTCGACACCGTTGTTACCGAAAACATATCTGTCGATTCACTGGCCGAAAAACCACTGCCTCAGGCAGTGACAGCACCTCTGGCACCTGCCGACACCAACGCAGTGCCGAACATTACCGGGATGCCCGTTCGCAGGGCTTTGGAGTTGTTGACGAAAATGGGAATAGTTCCTGTGCTCAAAGGGCAGGGAATGACGGTCAAAAGCCAAAAGCCCGCAGCCGGGCAACCATGGCCCACAGACCAAAACACGGAGGGTACGGATGATGTTTTTGTTCTCTGGCTCTCATAG
- the rsmH gene encoding 16S rRNA (cytosine(1402)-N(4))-methyltransferase RsmH has product MKQGNHDPASLHTTVLLHEVVEWLRPKPGGRYMDGTLGMGGHSLALLQAAGDKAELLGLDRDEEALTLARKRLVDFKDRVHLYHTPFSGFEEALDDIGWDTVDGAVLDLGVSSMQLDVAERGFSFVHDGPLDMRMDPDSGASAEDLVNTLKHGDLARIIRVYGEDPLAGKIASAILKARDKERITRTLQLASIVRLAYPPKMRHTARNHPATRTFQGLRIAVNRETEELEYYLKTIIGRLKPGARVAIISFHSLEDRAVKHSFRDAAKGCKCPPHQLHCTCGGIPEMKVLTKKPLIASDAERDVNPRARSAKLRVAEKLGPNGETV; this is encoded by the coding sequence ATGAAGCAGGGCAATCACGATCCCGCATCGCTGCACACGACTGTTCTTTTACATGAAGTTGTCGAGTGGCTTCGACCCAAACCCGGTGGCCGTTATATGGATGGCACGCTTGGTATGGGCGGCCACAGTCTGGCGCTGTTACAAGCGGCGGGCGACAAGGCCGAACTTTTAGGGCTTGACCGTGACGAAGAGGCTTTGACGCTGGCAAGAAAGCGTCTCGTGGATTTCAAAGACAGGGTTCACCTGTACCACACCCCCTTCTCCGGTTTTGAGGAAGCCCTGGATGATATCGGTTGGGATACGGTTGACGGCGCGGTTCTGGACCTCGGCGTCTCTTCCATGCAGTTGGACGTTGCTGAAAGAGGATTCAGCTTTGTCCACGACGGTCCATTGGACATGCGCATGGACCCGGATTCCGGCGCTTCAGCCGAAGATTTGGTCAATACGCTGAAACACGGTGATCTGGCGCGAATCATCAGGGTCTATGGGGAAGATCCCCTGGCCGGGAAAATCGCGTCTGCAATATTGAAGGCAAGGGACAAGGAACGAATCACACGAACGCTCCAACTGGCGAGTATCGTGAGATTGGCTTATCCGCCCAAGATGCGACATACAGCCCGCAATCATCCGGCGACCCGCACCTTTCAAGGACTGCGCATAGCGGTCAACAGGGAAACAGAGGAACTTGAGTATTACCTTAAAACCATCATCGGACGTCTGAAACCGGGCGCGAGAGTGGCTATCATTTCGTTTCACTCCCTGGAAGACAGGGCGGTGAAGCATTCATTTCGGGATGCTGCCAAGGGGTGCAAATGCCCCCCGCATCAACTTCACTGCACCTGTGGCGGCATACCCGAAATGAAAGTGCTCACCAAGAAACCGTTGATCGCCTCGGACGCTGAAAGGGACGTGAATCCCCGCGCAAGGAGTGCCAAACTCAGAGTCGCGGAGAAGCTCGGACCAAACGGGGAAACCGTATGA
- a CDS encoding division/cell wall cluster transcriptional repressor MraZ: MKFKGHAHRSLDDKGRLILPPEFKDLIRAESPDAVMVLTIYDKHVIGITPEQWTLLESELDGIKAPSRALQNIIRLFNLGYTEIKVGKQGRIAIPAHLRKSGKLEKEVVVMGAGKRFEIWSAESFDQLLEEDNDVSAELAENNVALPF, from the coding sequence ATGAAGTTTAAAGGTCACGCACACAGAAGCCTTGACGACAAAGGACGGCTCATATTGCCGCCCGAGTTCAAGGATTTGATCCGCGCCGAATCACCGGACGCGGTCATGGTGCTGACCATTTACGACAAACATGTCATCGGCATCACCCCCGAGCAATGGACGTTGCTTGAAAGCGAACTTGACGGGATCAAGGCACCGAGTCGCGCCCTCCAGAACATCATTCGCCTTTTCAACCTCGGCTACACCGAAATCAAAGTAGGCAAGCAGGGACGCATAGCCATTCCCGCGCACCTGCGCAAGTCGGGCAAACTGGAAAAGGAAGTGGTGGTCATGGGAGCAGGAAAACGGTTTGAAATCTGGTCTGCAGAAAGCTTCGACCAGCTGCTTGAAGAGGACAATGACGTGTCCGCAGAGCTGGCTGAAAACAACGTCGCCCTCCCCTTCTAA
- the pyk gene encoding pyruvate kinase, producing the protein MDRHIKIIATLGPGTETYEAVRDLVASGAKIFRLNFSHGGREFFAKMVEIIRRLEQETGYTLTVLQDLSGPKIRTCDVGLGAFEVNKGTEVLLGTPDEYKEDGGPFICLDIPEMLHGVKEGDPVALGDGVIRFKVVKVEGKHLIRLVATNSGICPPRKGITFPGTTTTLAPLTDKDKADLAIGMDLGVDVVAMSFVQKPEDICNLRAEMIQYNRRVPIIAKIERTAALDCLDGILQEADGIMVARGDLGLELDLAELPTAQKRIIRACNKLGKPVIVATQMLLSMVNSPMATRAETTDVANAILDGADCVMLSEETAVGQYPGEAVKFMRKIAYEIEAYMFETGMSNVAVDGVKEHPSTFLAHAAAMLAGKVDAKAIVCHSTSGATARILSSCRPAQSIYALSTDSVVRHFTNLSLGVIPAAPLDVIDDHQERAEVFVRQSSAFNEGDIVVVTAGQPERGKAVTQTNVVKLYEKLKKEEN; encoded by the coding sequence ATGGATAGGCATATCAAGATAATTGCGACATTGGGGCCGGGAACCGAAACGTACGAAGCCGTCAGGGACTTGGTAGCTTCCGGGGCAAAAATCTTTCGACTCAATTTTTCTCATGGCGGGCGAGAGTTTTTTGCCAAGATGGTGGAGATCATTCGTCGACTGGAGCAGGAGACAGGGTACACCCTGACCGTGCTTCAGGATTTGTCAGGTCCTAAAATTCGTACTTGTGATGTAGGGCTCGGCGCTTTTGAGGTCAACAAGGGGACTGAAGTCCTGTTGGGAACCCCTGACGAGTATAAAGAAGATGGTGGACCATTTATCTGTCTCGATATCCCCGAGATGCTCCATGGGGTGAAGGAAGGCGACCCTGTCGCCCTTGGTGACGGTGTCATACGGTTTAAAGTTGTCAAAGTCGAAGGGAAACACCTCATACGTCTTGTGGCGACCAACTCCGGTATCTGTCCACCGCGGAAGGGCATCACTTTTCCCGGTACAACCACCACGCTTGCCCCGTTGACGGACAAGGATAAGGCTGATCTGGCTATCGGCATGGATTTGGGTGTGGACGTAGTCGCCATGAGTTTTGTGCAGAAACCAGAAGATATCTGTAATCTGCGTGCCGAAATGATTCAATATAATCGGCGTGTGCCCATTATTGCCAAGATTGAACGAACAGCAGCTCTGGACTGTCTGGATGGAATTCTTCAGGAGGCTGACGGCATCATGGTTGCCCGTGGTGATCTTGGTCTGGAATTGGATCTGGCTGAACTGCCCACTGCACAGAAGCGGATTATTCGAGCCTGCAACAAGTTGGGTAAACCCGTTATTGTGGCGACCCAGATGTTACTGTCCATGGTCAATTCACCCATGGCTACCCGCGCCGAGACAACTGATGTGGCCAACGCAATTCTGGATGGTGCAGACTGTGTCATGCTGTCTGAAGAAACTGCTGTAGGACAGTATCCGGGCGAAGCGGTTAAGTTTATGCGCAAGATTGCATACGAAATTGAAGCATATATGTTTGAAACCGGTATGAGCAATGTGGCCGTGGATGGGGTCAAGGAACATCCGTCCACTTTCCTGGCCCACGCCGCTGCCATGCTGGCAGGCAAGGTGGATGCCAAAGCCATAGTCTGTCATTCCACATCTGGTGCGACTGCGCGAATTTTATCCTCATGCCGTCCTGCACAGTCAATTTACGCTTTGAGTACCGATTCTGTGGTTAGGCACTTCACAAATCTTTCATTGGGGGTTATCCCTGCAGCACCGCTGGACGTTATAGACGACCATCAGGAGCGAGCTGAAGTATTTGTTCGGCAGTCTTCTGCCTTCAATGAAGGTGATATCGTTGTCGTCACAGCGGGGCAGCCAGAGAGAGGCAAGGCGGTTACCCAGACCAATGTGGTCAAGCTGTATGAAAAGCTCAAAAAAGAAGAGAACTGA
- a CDS encoding HD domain-containing phosphohydrolase, with amino-acid sequence MTSAQKHDIPDGLNEEYYQISADILGSFNKYRPPLNIFSFKEDVSRIIPYYKVGGRLTNEQIEELLTMTKDGMIFVSREDHSVYVKHISYQLDLVLVDRNLKEKEIADIFTQALTRRLAEFFEQPVKAVFEKLWVDLMVLSEYLYTDIRRSRALVRRLHTEHSLENHSVNTGFLGLALWGKIKEKGFADAVKRKTFDHVLAGLFLHDLGMAKVPAFIRSKDKPLTGDERSKVNAHTKVGYEMLNKLGLRFAEIEQCVTQHHERANGSGYPLKSIKQDFAGSLCAVADSFCAMITKRPYAEPMGLVQASMALAQDAKYDREITKALQMLLMMDLKMKP; translated from the coding sequence ATGACTTCTGCGCAGAAACACGACATCCCCGACGGTCTCAATGAGGAATACTATCAGATCAGTGCCGATATTCTGGGCAGTTTCAACAAATATCGCCCACCATTAAACATCTTTTCGTTCAAGGAAGATGTTTCTCGGATTATTCCCTACTACAAGGTGGGGGGGCGTTTGACCAACGAGCAGATCGAAGAACTGCTCACCATGACCAAGGATGGGATGATCTTTGTTTCACGCGAAGATCACTCCGTGTACGTCAAACATATCAGCTATCAGCTTGATCTGGTGTTGGTTGACAGGAATCTCAAGGAAAAAGAGATTGCCGATATATTCACTCAGGCATTGACCCGCAGGCTGGCCGAGTTTTTTGAGCAGCCAGTGAAAGCCGTGTTCGAGAAGCTTTGGGTGGACCTTATGGTTCTCTCTGAATATTTGTATACGGATATTCGCCGCTCTCGTGCGCTGGTTCGTCGGCTTCATACCGAGCACTCTTTGGAGAATCATTCCGTAAACACCGGATTTCTCGGGTTGGCCCTGTGGGGCAAGATCAAGGAAAAAGGATTTGCTGATGCAGTGAAGCGCAAGACGTTTGATCATGTCTTGGCCGGATTGTTCCTGCACGATCTAGGGATGGCCAAAGTGCCGGCATTTATTCGGTCCAAGGACAAGCCCTTGACCGGTGATGAAAGGAGCAAGGTTAACGCTCATACCAAAGTCGGTTATGAAATGCTCAATAAACTCGGTTTGCGGTTCGCTGAAATCGAGCAGTGTGTGACTCAACATCATGAACGGGCCAATGGGTCAGGTTATCCTCTCAAGAGCATCAAGCAGGATTTTGCAGGCAGCCTGTGTGCCGTGGCCGACTCATTTTGCGCAATGATTACCAAGCGTCCTTACGCTGAGCCCATGGGACTGGTACAAGCTTCCATGGCTTTGGCTCAGGATGCCAAATATGATCGTGAGATTACCAAAGCCTTGCAGATGCTGCTTATGATGGATTTGAAAATGAAACCGTAA
- a CDS encoding methyltransferase domain-containing protein, with translation MKLDKTLLQFLRGEIFSSGCNFTLKGSFEERSRLTYMQRVVKGAKVLHIGCVDHTPDKVKRKLARGVWLHKLLMDSASLCAGVDINKEGIEFLSKEMKLPHVYCGNILTDEIPGVNDVQWEYVILGELLEHVDNPVQFLETLRQRPGLEKAKCIITVPNAFHYKNFKKALKQYEDINSDHRYWFTPYTLSKVLVMAGYDVDDIQLTQDRAFTFFPPIPWFLLKRYPLLRSKVVALASPPQ, from the coding sequence TTGAAACTGGATAAAACACTTCTCCAATTCCTGCGCGGTGAAATATTTTCATCAGGGTGCAACTTCACTCTGAAAGGCTCATTTGAAGAACGCAGCAGGCTCACTTATATGCAACGTGTGGTCAAAGGGGCCAAAGTGCTGCACATTGGGTGTGTGGATCATACGCCGGACAAGGTAAAACGAAAACTCGCCAGAGGTGTCTGGTTGCACAAACTGCTCATGGACAGTGCCAGCCTATGCGCCGGAGTAGATATCAATAAGGAAGGCATTGAATTCCTTTCCAAAGAGATGAAACTTCCACACGTTTATTGTGGCAACATCCTCACTGACGAAATCCCCGGCGTCAACGACGTTCAATGGGAATATGTGATCCTCGGCGAACTGTTGGAGCATGTGGATAATCCCGTACAATTTCTCGAAACCCTGCGCCAGAGACCGGGACTTGAAAAAGCCAAATGCATTATCACGGTTCCAAACGCCTTCCACTACAAGAATTTCAAAAAAGCCTTGAAGCAGTATGAAGACATCAACAGCGACCATCGGTACTGGTTCACGCCGTACACGCTATCCAAAGTTCTGGTCATGGCTGGCTACGATGTTGACGATATTCAGTTGACGCAGGACCGCGCCTTTACATTTTTCCCGCCTATTCCTTGGTTTCTCCTGAAACGCTACCCACTCCTACGGAGCAAGGTTGTAGCTCTGGCTTCTCCGCCCCAATAG
- a CDS encoding CBS domain-containing protein, which yields MMLRKRAWDMMRDEYPTVQDDASLAETIRVMREAMVDAPDSQVVVVKNKGGKLVGTINLWKLFKAVKKSVLKDDNLKADGKVDWDQQFANACLICTQLRLDEYLITNPPILKPNDPILVVLDVFLKSRRDWALVVEGDRVMGVVYVTDVYREMTRDMVQIFK from the coding sequence ATGATGTTGAGAAAACGCGCCTGGGACATGATGCGCGACGAATACCCCACAGTACAGGATGATGCCAGTCTGGCCGAAACCATTCGCGTCATGCGTGAAGCCATGGTGGATGCCCCTGATTCACAGGTTGTGGTAGTCAAGAACAAGGGCGGCAAGCTCGTTGGGACCATCAACCTCTGGAAATTGTTCAAGGCAGTCAAAAAATCGGTGCTCAAGGATGACAATCTCAAAGCAGACGGCAAAGTGGACTGGGATCAACAGTTTGCCAACGCCTGTCTGATCTGCACCCAACTCCGGCTGGATGAATACCTCATTACCAACCCTCCCATACTCAAGCCCAACGACCCAATTCTTGTGGTGCTGGACGTCTTCCTCAAGTCCCGCCGTGACTGGGCTCTTGTCGTTGAAGGCGACCGCGTCATGGGCGTGGTCTACGTCACCGACGTATACCGCGAAATGACCCGTGACATGGTCCAGATTTTCAAATAA
- a CDS encoding DUF3108 domain-containing protein, with the protein MQKIIIIVLTLCAVLFAPCAFAAGTVPFGPGEKLTYEIHWTFIHAGDAVLEVMPDTEVDGVPARYFKATATTVPWVDKFYKVRDVLEAWTDLDVSHSLRYKKDQNEGKYHKKVDLVFDKKTNQSRRYVKGELKHTIDQPVDAFDPMSVLFSFRKQILYKTMQFGANVSDGKKSVVGEATVEAMETIETGIGMIDAFRVRLDIKHLSGVFKKSKDAELLVWFSADARRIPVKVKSKVKVGHFTMELVDYQPATSPSNMALK; encoded by the coding sequence ATGCAGAAAATTATTATCATCGTTTTGACGCTCTGTGCTGTATTGTTTGCTCCCTGCGCTTTTGCTGCCGGGACAGTGCCCTTTGGGCCAGGTGAAAAACTTACCTATGAGATTCATTGGACATTTATCCATGCAGGGGATGCCGTGCTGGAGGTTATGCCCGACACGGAAGTGGATGGTGTTCCGGCTCGATATTTCAAGGCAACGGCTACCACTGTGCCGTGGGTGGACAAATTCTATAAGGTTCGGGATGTGCTTGAAGCATGGACGGATCTGGATGTCAGCCATTCCTTACGATACAAGAAGGACCAAAACGAAGGGAAGTACCATAAGAAGGTTGATTTGGTTTTTGATAAGAAAACCAATCAGTCCAGAAGATATGTGAAGGGCGAACTCAAGCACACTATCGATCAGCCTGTGGACGCTTTTGATCCCATGTCTGTTCTATTTAGCTTTCGTAAACAGATACTTTACAAGACCATGCAATTCGGGGCGAATGTGTCCGATGGCAAGAAGTCCGTGGTGGGTGAGGCCACGGTAGAAGCCATGGAAACCATTGAAACTGGAATTGGGATGATCGACGCTTTTCGTGTGCGATTGGATATCAAACATCTGTCTGGCGTGTTCAAGAAATCCAAGGACGCGGAACTCCTCGTCTGGTTTTCGGCAGATGCCCGGCGCATCCCTGTTAAGGTCAAGTCCAAGGTCAAGGTGGGCCATTTTACCATGGAATTGGTAGATTATCAGCCTGCGACATCTCCTTCAAATATGGCTTTAAAATAA